A region from the Chitinophaga sp. Cy-1792 genome encodes:
- the bshC gene encoding bacillithiol biosynthesis cysteine-adding enzyme BshC, translating to MLDYIPYGKTGYFSQLVSDFLAEDPQIRPFYKYSPVRPDFTAAIDARKAFATPRKELVAALQQQYQPLEAMTAVQENIVSLLSPDTFTVCTAHQPNIFTGYLYFVYKILQTIKLAGELKQQYPQYNFVPVYYMGSEDADLDELGSIYLDGKTLKWDTAQQGPVGRMDPEGLGKMINQIQDSIGFLPHGQELLDMLRAAYLEHENIQQATLYLVHQLFGRFGLITVVPDSPALKRLYIPVMQDELLHHRSHVLVGDTLEKIASHYKIQANPREINLFYLEKGLRERIVQEGDHWKVLNTGLLFDEDSLLAELEAFPERFSPNVILRGMFQETILPNIAFIGGGGEIAYWLELQQLFEHYKVPYPILLLRNSLLLVDDQSEKRLQKLELKAVELFRSTDDLVNGFVLEHTNAALVLKDEYAGIEKLFDELQEKARSIDVTLVATTDTERKRALKSISKLEHKFLRAEKKKFAWQTDQIRTLKARLFPAGSLQERKENFIPWYAMEGPAFLDRVLDALTPVTDQFIIVIAAE from the coding sequence ATGCTCGACTATATTCCTTATGGGAAAACTGGCTATTTTAGCCAGCTGGTATCAGATTTTTTGGCAGAAGATCCACAGATTAGGCCTTTTTACAAGTATTCACCCGTTAGACCGGATTTTACAGCAGCGATAGATGCCCGAAAGGCTTTTGCTACTCCCCGCAAGGAACTGGTGGCGGCATTGCAACAGCAATATCAGCCCCTGGAAGCCATGACAGCCGTCCAGGAGAATATTGTCAGCCTGTTGAGCCCCGATACGTTTACTGTCTGTACTGCCCATCAACCCAACATTTTCACCGGATATCTCTACTTTGTCTACAAAATCCTGCAAACTATCAAGCTGGCAGGGGAGCTGAAACAGCAATACCCGCAGTATAATTTCGTACCCGTGTATTACATGGGCAGCGAAGATGCAGACCTGGATGAGTTAGGCAGTATTTACCTGGATGGTAAAACGCTGAAGTGGGATACCGCACAGCAAGGCCCGGTAGGTCGTATGGACCCGGAAGGTTTGGGTAAGATGATCAACCAGATACAGGACAGCATCGGTTTTCTGCCGCATGGACAGGAACTGCTGGACATGCTGCGTGCTGCTTACCTGGAACATGAAAACATCCAGCAAGCCACGCTTTACCTGGTACATCAGTTGTTTGGCCGCTTTGGCCTCATAACGGTGGTGCCGGATAGCCCTGCACTGAAGCGTTTATATATTCCTGTCATGCAGGATGAATTATTACACCACCGTTCGCATGTACTGGTGGGGGATACACTGGAAAAAATCGCTTCACATTATAAAATTCAGGCAAATCCCCGTGAAATCAACCTTTTCTACCTGGAAAAAGGCCTGCGCGAGCGTATCGTTCAGGAAGGTGACCACTGGAAAGTACTGAATACCGGTTTGCTGTTCGATGAAGATAGTCTGCTGGCGGAGCTGGAGGCTTTTCCGGAACGTTTTAGTCCGAACGTAATTTTGCGTGGCATGTTCCAGGAAACGATCCTGCCTAATATCGCCTTTATTGGCGGTGGTGGTGAAATTGCCTACTGGCTGGAGTTACAGCAGCTGTTTGAACATTATAAAGTACCATACCCTATCCTGTTGCTGCGTAATTCGCTGTTGCTGGTAGATGACCAGTCGGAGAAGCGCTTGCAGAAGCTGGAGCTGAAGGCAGTGGAATTGTTCCGGAGCACAGATGACCTGGTAAACGGATTTGTACTGGAACATACCAATGCGGCGCTGGTACTGAAAGATGAATATGCAGGCATAGAAAAGCTTTTCGATGAATTACAGGAAAAGGCGCGTAGCATTGATGTCACGCTGGTAGCTACTACCGATACAGAACGTAAACGCGCCCTGAAATCTATCAGTAAGCTGGAACATAAATTCCTGCGTGCAGAAAAGAAAAAATTTGCCTGGCAGACGGACCAGATCCGTACCCTGAAAGCCAGACTGTTTCCTGCGGGCTCACTGCAGGAAAGGAAGGAAAACTTCATTCCGTGGTATGCCATGGAAGGTCCGGCCTTCCTGGATCGGGTACTAGATGCGTTGACGCCGGTAACCGACCAGTTTATTATTGTGATAGCAGCAGAATAG